Proteins co-encoded in one Ammoniphilus sp. CFH 90114 genomic window:
- a CDS encoding BCCT family transporter, producing MVFYISVIIVALFVLWGAINPDNLASFANEALGFTIQKFGWLYLLAAFAFLVFSLFLAFSKYGHIRLGSDDDDPEYSNRSWFAMLFSAGMGIGLVFWGVAEPIYHYITPPMGEAQTADAARMALRFAFFHWGLHPWGIYTVIALALAYFQYRKGYRGLISWTFYPLLGERVKGPIGRAIDILAIIATSFGVATSLGLGTLQINGGLGYLFGIPANAYVQVTIIGVVTILYMLSATTGLDKGIRILSNANLLVALGLLLTTLLLGPTFFLFDIFTTILGSYLQNLIQMSLRLAPFTQNPWVGDWTLFYWAWWIAWAPFVGMFIARVSRGRTIKEFVLGVLLIPSLFSFFWFSVFGGTALHFEIFEKLNIAEAVQNDVTTALFTTLGHLPFGTFLSLLATLLIITFFITSADSATFVLGMLSSEGQLNPTNRVKITWGFLQSSIAIVLLLSGGLQALQTASIVAAFPFAIIMGLMCVSILRALEEEAKEERRKEKKRRKKLDKLIENE from the coding sequence ATGGTCTTTTATATCTCTGTCATCATTGTAGCATTGTTTGTCCTATGGGGGGCGATTAATCCCGATAACTTGGCGAGTTTTGCCAACGAGGCGCTTGGTTTTACGATTCAAAAGTTCGGATGGCTCTACCTTCTCGCAGCATTTGCTTTTCTTGTATTTTCTCTCTTTCTCGCTTTTAGCAAATACGGACATATTCGACTAGGGTCCGATGATGATGACCCTGAATATTCGAATCGTTCTTGGTTTGCTATGCTTTTCAGTGCAGGAATGGGGATTGGTCTGGTTTTCTGGGGAGTAGCAGAACCCATCTACCATTATATTACACCACCTATGGGCGAAGCTCAGACGGCTGATGCTGCTCGTATGGCTTTGCGCTTCGCCTTTTTCCATTGGGGCCTTCATCCATGGGGAATTTATACGGTGATTGCTTTAGCACTCGCTTATTTTCAATATCGAAAAGGATATAGGGGACTTATTAGCTGGACCTTTTATCCTCTTTTAGGGGAGAGGGTAAAGGGTCCCATTGGTCGAGCCATTGATATCCTGGCGATTATAGCCACGTCATTTGGGGTGGCTACTTCATTAGGCTTGGGAACACTGCAAATCAATGGGGGATTAGGCTATTTATTTGGAATTCCGGCGAATGCCTATGTGCAGGTTACCATTATTGGAGTGGTGACTATTCTTTATATGCTTTCAGCAACAACGGGCCTAGACAAAGGAATTCGAATTCTCAGTAACGCGAATTTGCTTGTTGCCCTAGGTCTTTTACTAACTACTCTTCTTCTTGGACCCACCTTCTTTCTCTTTGATATCTTTACAACCATCCTAGGAAGCTATTTGCAAAATCTCATCCAGATGAGCTTGCGTCTGGCTCCCTTTACGCAAAATCCTTGGGTAGGAGATTGGACTCTCTTTTATTGGGCCTGGTGGATTGCATGGGCTCCGTTTGTAGGGATGTTTATTGCGCGCGTCTCAAGAGGACGAACGATTAAAGAGTTTGTTCTAGGCGTATTGCTTATCCCTAGTTTATTTAGTTTCTTTTGGTTCTCTGTTTTTGGAGGTACCGCTTTACATTTTGAGATCTTTGAAAAGTTGAATATCGCAGAAGCGGTTCAGAACGATGTAACAACAGCTTTATTTACGACTTTAGGACATCTACCTTTCGGGACGTTCTTATCTCTGCTGGCGACTTTATTAATTATTACTTTCTTCATTACCTCAGCTGATTCTGCGACGTTTGTTCTAGGCATGTTATCCTCAGAGGGTCAACTGAATCCGACGAACCGAGTAAAGATTACTTGGGGCTTCCTGCAATCTTCCATAGCCATCGTTTTATTGTTAAGTGGAGGTCTGCAAGCTCTTCAGACGGCATCGATTGTCGCTGCTTTTCCATTTGCTATCATCATGGGACTTATGTGTGTGTCCATCCTAAGGGCATTGGAAGAAGAAGCGAAGGAGGAAAGAAGAAAAGAAAAGAAAAGAAGGAAGAAACTAGACAAATTAATTGAAAATGAGTAG
- a CDS encoding NAD(P)-binding domain-containing protein — MSNDRWGIVGIGKLGKAIVHQLRTTNDRIFFYHPNETKANDFQQEFPNTSFINKKELSSLGFLILTLPAQQMAPFINELESEGISLRNTLLLNLATAMSTQELQEQFPHLQWMGVKFMGHSEDLRLHGDGLFIAEPKDNYTDQEQAVISFFNQIGKVLFDQESSVEKLNKLATYYAIKAAKELETEVRRLGFPKEYEARALSSIAPEVLRSYTMGTMGHFAQKIAESFDLEKKEKA; from the coding sequence ATGAGTAATGACCGTTGGGGAATCGTTGGTATTGGGAAATTAGGAAAGGCCATTGTCCACCAGCTGCGGACTACGAACGATAGGATATTTTTTTATCATCCGAATGAAACTAAAGCAAACGACTTTCAGCAAGAGTTTCCGAATACAAGCTTTATAAATAAAAAGGAACTATCTTCGCTAGGTTTTCTTATTCTCACATTGCCTGCCCAGCAAATGGCTCCTTTTATCAACGAACTAGAGTCCGAAGGAATTTCCTTGCGCAATACCCTTCTTCTTAATCTTGCTACGGCCATGTCAACACAGGAACTTCAAGAACAATTCCCTCACCTTCAATGGATGGGTGTGAAGTTTATGGGTCACTCTGAGGATCTTCGTCTTCACGGGGATGGATTATTCATTGCTGAACCAAAGGATAACTATACAGATCAAGAACAAGCCGTCATTTCGTTTTTCAACCAAATTGGCAAAGTCCTTTTTGATCAGGAATCTTCTGTAGAGAAGCTGAACAAGCTAGCTACATACTACGCAATTAAAGCAGCAAAAGAATTAGAAACAGAGGTCCGCCGTCTAGGCTTCCCTAAGGAATACGAAGCCCGCGCGCTGTCTTCTATTGCTCCTGAGGTATTGCGTTCTTATACGATGGGAACCATGGGACACTTCGCCCAAAAGATCGCAGAATCATTTGATCTCGAAAAGAAGGAGAAAGCTTGA
- a CDS encoding DUF4871 domain-containing protein yields the protein MKWLQWLTILVILTGCGAEPPQTDWTLSPTFLSDGKSLRGVPEHLAIEDKPFFAEERDEYIWYFWGSSAELAGKLTAVAVHQETGRTLTLIDRSFMVPVKPLHGADNHTSSILSLPLAGLWRIDAYINGQMFGNIIIEVQE from the coding sequence GTGAAATGGCTTCAATGGTTGACCATTTTGGTCATCCTTACTGGATGCGGTGCAGAACCACCTCAAACGGACTGGACCCTAAGTCCAACCTTTCTATCTGATGGCAAATCCTTAAGAGGAGTACCAGAGCATTTGGCCATCGAGGATAAACCTTTCTTTGCTGAAGAAAGAGACGAATACATTTGGTATTTCTGGGGATCAAGCGCAGAACTTGCCGGTAAATTAACCGCTGTCGCGGTGCATCAGGAAACAGGTAGGACGCTCACCCTTATAGACCGATCGTTCATGGTACCGGTTAAACCTCTTCATGGAGCAGATAACCATACTTCGTCGATTCTTTCCCTCCCCCTTGCAGGGCTTTGGCGGATAGATGCCTATATAAACGGCCAGATGTTTGGGAATATCATTATAGAAGTGCAGGAGTAA
- a CDS encoding SDR family NAD(P)-dependent oxidoreductase: MSVRKEQVYLITGAGTGLGKELALQLAQEGVKLVVCGRRRSKLEELEKQLEAYRNNILAISADVSDEEEVKSLVLEAIDRFGRIDVLINNAAVFANSSVADSSLEEWKYQIENNVTGTYLMSREVIAQMRRQRGGRIVNLTSGLAKTGAAGFAAYSASKAAIEALTYSIDEEERRHGIQAYVINPGSMKTNLQSSGSDPALVAKKLLHYLETSDQPTGKVLQLEDLRLELHI, from the coding sequence GTGAGTGTAAGAAAGGAACAAGTCTACTTAATTACAGGTGCTGGAACGGGATTAGGCAAGGAACTTGCTCTTCAGTTGGCGCAAGAAGGAGTGAAGCTTGTCGTTTGTGGGAGAAGAAGATCTAAATTAGAGGAACTAGAAAAACAATTAGAAGCTTATCGTAACAATATCTTAGCTATCTCCGCTGATGTATCGGATGAAGAAGAAGTTAAGTCATTGGTTCTTGAGGCAATTGACCGATTTGGAAGAATTGATGTGCTAATTAATAATGCAGCGGTCTTTGCTAATAGCTCAGTAGCAGACAGCAGCTTAGAAGAATGGAAATACCAGATTGAAAACAATGTAACAGGTACTTATCTGATGAGTCGTGAAGTCATTGCTCAGATGAGAAGGCAAAGAGGAGGAAGGATTGTAAATCTAACCTCTGGACTAGCAAAGACAGGGGCTGCCGGATTTGCGGCTTATAGTGCGAGTAAGGCAGCCATAGAAGCCTTGACGTATTCTATCGATGAAGAAGAAAGACGCCATGGCATTCAAGCCTATGTAATTAATCCTGGCAGTATGAAAACAAACTTGCAGTCTTCTGGAAGTGATCCTGCCCTAGTCGCGAAGAAACTCTTGCACTACTTAGAGACTTCCGACCAACCAACAGGAAAGGTGTTACAATTAGAGGATTTAAGACTAGAACTTCATATTTAA
- the ectA gene encoding diaminobutyrate acetyltransferase: MSSHLTTTFFHFRKPRKEDAAEIWKLIKGTRVLDLNSAYCYLMLCEWFPDTCVIAEEDQQIVGFVSAFRPPNKPDVIFVWQVAVQESMRGKGLGKKLLQELLERDECENIHYLEATVSPSNLASQSLFQSLAQQLNCSCCVQECFSVDMFPEPGHEAEQIYRIGPIVR; this comes from the coding sequence ATGAGCTCTCATTTGACGACAACTTTCTTTCACTTCCGCAAACCGCGAAAGGAAGATGCAGCAGAGATATGGAAATTAATAAAAGGAACTAGAGTGCTAGATTTAAATTCAGCTTACTGCTATCTCATGCTTTGCGAATGGTTTCCTGATACTTGCGTTATTGCAGAAGAGGATCAACAAATTGTCGGCTTCGTGTCCGCTTTCCGTCCACCTAATAAACCAGATGTCATCTTTGTATGGCAAGTGGCTGTACAAGAGTCCATGCGTGGGAAGGGCTTAGGGAAAAAGCTCCTGCAAGAGTTACTAGAACGGGATGAATGTGAAAATATTCACTATCTAGAAGCTACGGTTTCCCCATCTAATCTTGCATCACAGTCTTTATTTCAAAGCCTTGCCCAACAATTAAATTGCTCTTGCTGTGTTCAGGAGTGCTTCTCTGTTGATATGTTCCCGGAACCCGGACATGAAGCCGAACAGATCTATAGGATCGGTCCAATTGTACGTTAA
- the ectB gene encoding diaminobutyrate--2-oxoglutarate transaminase, with protein MQAIKEIDAQLRVFEEHESEVRSYIRSFPTTFVKAKGHTLWDIEGKEYLDFFAGAGALNYGHNHPKMKEKLLAYIAEDGISHSLDMATGAKRTFLERFHDVILKPRKLEYKVMFPGPTGTNTVEAALKLARKVTGRDLVISFTNAFHGMTLGSLSITGNAFKRDGAGIPLHNSVSMPFDNYLGEGMDTVDYLERFLEDNGSGVALPAAIILETLQGEGGLNVANYEWLKRIEEVCRRWDILLIIDDVQVGCGRTGPFFSFEPAGITPDIVCLSKSISGYGIPMALTLIKPEYDIWSPGEHNGTFRGHNLAFITATEALSFWETDAFRLDIEEKGKRVEQFLLQLVEHYPVIQGEVRGRGLMRGVACGVDGAAEKICSEAFKRGLIMETSGPNSEVFKIMPPLTIDPDALIKGFAIIEESVKAYLQSGHQV; from the coding sequence ATGCAAGCTATAAAGGAAATAGATGCCCAACTAAGAGTCTTTGAAGAGCATGAGTCTGAAGTTCGAAGCTATATTCGAAGCTTCCCAACTACGTTTGTCAAAGCAAAGGGTCACACCCTCTGGGACATAGAAGGCAAAGAATATCTTGATTTCTTCGCTGGGGCTGGGGCCTTAAATTATGGTCATAATCACCCTAAGATGAAAGAAAAGCTTCTGGCTTATATTGCTGAAGATGGCATCTCCCATAGTCTGGATATGGCCACAGGGGCCAAAAGGACTTTCCTCGAGAGGTTCCACGACGTTATCCTAAAGCCTAGAAAATTAGAGTACAAGGTGATGTTTCCTGGCCCTACAGGAACAAACACAGTAGAAGCCGCCTTGAAGTTGGCTCGTAAAGTGACGGGACGCGACCTGGTCATTAGTTTTACAAATGCTTTTCATGGAATGACCTTAGGATCCCTTTCAATAACTGGTAACGCCTTTAAACGTGACGGAGCTGGCATCCCGCTACATAACAGTGTATCGATGCCCTTTGATAATTATCTCGGTGAAGGCATGGATACGGTAGATTACTTGGAGCGTTTCCTTGAAGATAACGGCAGTGGTGTTGCTCTTCCTGCAGCTATTATCCTCGAAACTTTGCAGGGGGAAGGCGGTCTGAACGTAGCCAATTATGAATGGCTTAAGCGAATTGAAGAAGTGTGTCGACGATGGGATATCTTGCTGATTATTGATGATGTTCAAGTAGGATGCGGACGTACAGGTCCATTCTTCAGCTTTGAGCCTGCAGGAATTACACCCGATATTGTTTGTTTGTCAAAATCCATTAGTGGTTATGGTATTCCAATGGCTCTCACCCTTATTAAACCTGAGTACGATATCTGGAGCCCTGGTGAACATAACGGTACCTTTCGTGGACATAACTTAGCCTTCATTACGGCAACGGAAGCCCTTTCCTTCTGGGAAACCGATGCGTTTCGTTTAGACATTGAAGAAAAAGGAAAGCGCGTCGAGCAATTTCTTCTGCAATTAGTTGAACATTACCCTGTGATCCAAGGGGAGGTTCGTGGACGCGGTCTTATGCGTGGGGTAGCGTGCGGTGTGGATGGTGCAGCTGAAAAGATATGTTCAGAAGCCTTTAAACGAGGATTAATAATGGAGACATCTGGTCCAAATAGTGAAGTGTTCAAGATTATGCCTCCATTAACGATAGACCCGGATGCCTTAATCAAAGGATTTGCGATTATTGAAGAAAGTGTCAAAGCTTACTTGCAGTCTGGACATCAGGTATAA
- a CDS encoding ectoine synthase, with the protein MIVRSLEEIKGSNDHVDDKNWESRRFLLKKDGMGFSLHDTIIRAGTESTFWYKYHQEAVYCIEGEGEIEDLTNGKLYPIQAGTMYALDGHEKHRLRAKTDMRMVCVFNPPCTGRETHDEEGAYPLPSEEMV; encoded by the coding sequence ATGATAGTAAGATCTCTAGAAGAAATCAAAGGTTCAAATGACCATGTGGATGATAAGAACTGGGAAAGTAGACGTTTCCTCCTTAAGAAAGACGGAATGGGCTTCTCCCTTCATGATACGATTATTCGGGCAGGTACGGAATCCACTTTTTGGTATAAATACCATCAAGAAGCCGTCTATTGCATCGAAGGAGAAGGAGAGATTGAAGATCTAACGAACGGGAAGTTATATCCCATTCAAGCTGGTACCATGTATGCCCTAGATGGCCATGAAAAACATCGCTTACGAGCCAAAACCGATATGCGAATGGTTTGCGTCTTTAATCCCCCGTGTACGGGAAGAGAAACCCATGATGAAGAAGGCGCCTACCCTCTCCCTTCAGAAGAAATGGTTTAA
- the thpD gene encoding ectoine hydroxylase produces the protein MIDIYPSRISSKPTITERKDPVVYSPLSKSGPLRVDQLKSYEENGFLFLESFFTDAEVEMMRDELSRVMDQSKDSTAKEVIREPQSQEVRSVFAVHNQDLFFERLSNDKRLVEMMQQLLGSDVYIHQSRINLKSGFTGKEFYWHSDFETWHVEDGMPRMRAISCSITLTENTPFNGPLMLIPRSHKRFVSCVGETPEDHYEKSLRKQEYGVPDQDSLTLLAKQGGIVAPTGPAGSIILFDCNIMHGSNSNISPLPRSNVFFVFNSVENRLVQPFSGQKPRPEYIAARESVLSSL, from the coding sequence ATGATCGATATCTACCCGTCAAGAATCAGTAGTAAACCGACGATTACGGAGAGAAAAGATCCGGTGGTCTATTCTCCCCTATCCAAGTCCGGCCCTCTCCGCGTAGACCAATTAAAATCTTATGAAGAGAATGGGTTTCTATTCTTAGAAAGCTTCTTTACTGATGCTGAAGTAGAGATGATGCGGGATGAGCTTTCGCGTGTAATGGATCAAAGTAAAGATTCTACGGCAAAAGAAGTCATTCGGGAACCCCAAAGCCAAGAAGTTCGTTCTGTTTTTGCGGTTCATAACCAAGATCTCTTCTTTGAGCGCCTGTCCAATGACAAGCGTCTTGTCGAGATGATGCAGCAGTTGCTAGGAAGTGACGTGTACATTCATCAATCTCGAATTAATTTGAAATCTGGATTCACAGGAAAAGAGTTTTATTGGCATTCTGATTTTGAAACATGGCATGTTGAAGACGGTATGCCACGCATGAGAGCGATCAGTTGCTCCATTACCCTAACGGAGAATACTCCATTTAATGGTCCGCTTATGCTTATTCCTCGATCTCATAAGCGATTTGTATCTTGCGTAGGTGAAACACCTGAAGATCACTATGAAAAATCTTTACGCAAGCAAGAGTATGGCGTTCCGGATCAGGACAGTCTTACCCTGCTCGCCAAGCAAGGGGGAATTGTTGCTCCTACAGGCCCTGCCGGCTCCATCATCCTGTTCGACTGCAATATTATGCACGGCTCAAATAGCAATATTAGCCCGCTTCCGCGAAGCAATGTGTTCTTTGTCTTCAATAGCGTGGAAAACCGATTGGTTCAACCCTTCTCTGGTCAGAAGCCAAGACCAGAATATATTGCAGCAAGAGAATCTGTGCTATCGAGTTTATAA
- a CDS encoding sporulation protein YjcZ, whose product MSVAAGYGVGGGLAFILVIYILLVIVSRVGFY is encoded by the coding sequence ATGAGCGTAGCAGCTGGATATGGTGTTGGCGGAGGATTAGCGTTTATCCTCGTAATCTACATCCTTCTTGTCATTGTTAGCCGTGTAGGGTTCTACTAA
- the rlmD gene encoding 23S rRNA (uracil(1939)-C(5))-methyltransferase RlmD, giving the protein MSKHATVPVTKNEEIELEITGLTHEGDGVGKVEGFTLFIPQALPGEKVLAKVLKVKKNFGFGKLVEVLEPSSHREAPPCPVYHQCGGCSLQHLAYDEQLRQKTVIVQDNLKRLGKIEHAKVHETLGMKDPWRYRNKAQVPMGEEEGGLIGGFYAQRSHRIINMESCLIQHEKSDEIVNQVKKIASSLGIRAYNEETGEGLLRHVVVKVGFKTGELMLVLITKSRKIPNKEELVNQLTKQITGLKSLVLNINAKQTNVIFGEETEVLWGEPYIYDYIGNVRFAISARSFYQVNPVQTEILYGKALEYADLTGNETVIDAYCGIGTISLFLAQKAKKVYGVEIVPEAIADAKRNARLNAMENVEFAVGEAEKIIPWWYTQGIRADVVVVDPPRKGCDETLLETLIQMKPERIVYVSCNPSTLARDLQILEQGGYHTQEVQPVDMFPHTFHVESVAWLKLKES; this is encoded by the coding sequence ATGAGTAAACATGCAACCGTTCCTGTAACAAAAAATGAAGAAATCGAACTTGAAATAACGGGACTTACCCATGAAGGGGATGGAGTGGGAAAGGTAGAGGGCTTTACCCTATTTATCCCGCAGGCTCTTCCCGGAGAGAAAGTTTTAGCTAAAGTGCTAAAGGTGAAAAAGAATTTTGGCTTCGGGAAATTGGTTGAGGTCCTTGAGCCAAGTTCTCATCGGGAGGCCCCACCTTGTCCCGTTTATCATCAATGCGGGGGCTGTTCCCTTCAGCATTTGGCCTATGACGAACAGCTTCGCCAAAAAACAGTGATCGTGCAAGATAATCTAAAAAGATTAGGAAAAATTGAGCATGCCAAAGTGCACGAGACCCTCGGCATGAAGGATCCTTGGCGCTATCGTAATAAGGCTCAAGTGCCAATGGGAGAAGAGGAGGGTGGACTAATAGGCGGATTCTACGCTCAGCGGTCCCATCGAATCATTAATATGGAGAGCTGTCTTATTCAGCACGAGAAGAGTGATGAAATCGTCAATCAGGTGAAAAAGATAGCCTCGTCATTGGGAATTCGTGCTTATAACGAAGAGACGGGAGAAGGCTTGCTTCGTCATGTAGTTGTAAAGGTAGGATTTAAAACGGGTGAACTGATGCTCGTCCTCATTACGAAGAGCCGCAAGATTCCTAATAAAGAAGAGTTAGTTAATCAACTAACGAAACAAATAACTGGATTAAAAAGTCTCGTCCTTAATATTAACGCGAAACAGACAAACGTCATCTTTGGTGAAGAGACCGAAGTGCTGTGGGGAGAACCCTACATCTATGACTATATAGGAAACGTGAGATTTGCAATTTCGGCCCGCTCCTTTTATCAAGTCAATCCAGTCCAAACGGAGATCTTGTACGGAAAAGCATTAGAATACGCCGATCTAACAGGCAACGAAACCGTTATTGATGCCTATTGCGGCATCGGTACCATTTCCCTGTTTCTTGCGCAAAAAGCCAAAAAGGTCTACGGGGTTGAAATTGTACCTGAAGCCATTGCAGACGCGAAGCGAAACGCTCGTCTCAATGCGATGGAGAACGTTGAATTTGCCGTAGGTGAAGCGGAAAAAATCATTCCATGGTGGTACACCCAAGGAATACGAGCGGACGTTGTAGTTGTAGATCCACCGCGAAAAGGCTGCGATGAAACCTTATTAGAAACCTTGATTCAAATGAAGCCAGAACGTATTGTCTATGTATCCTGCAACCCAAGCACATTAGCTCGAGACTTGCAAATCTTGGAGCAGGGTGGCTACCATACCCAGGAGGTTCAGCCGGTGGATATGTTCCCGCATACATTTCACGTGGAGAGTGTGGCTTGGCTAAAGTTGAAGGAGAGTTGA
- a CDS encoding diacylglycerol kinase: MKRARLIYNPSSGREEIKEKLPEILDFFEQAGYETSCHVTKKAGDATVAATQAIERNFDLIIAAGGDGTLYEVVNGMAEREGRPPLGIIPAGTTNDFARAIGLPMKNTLKACEIIVKGTPTPIDIGKINDRYFINIAGGGALTDLTYEVPSKLKTVMGQLAYYVKGIEKLPFIRPSHVRIETDTKIIDEEIMLFLIANSNSVGGMEKLAPYADLSDGKFDCLILRKTTLPEFLRIATHVLKGEHIKDPDIIYFQTKNLKATSQTRVLLNLDGELGGELPMEFTALHKHISVIMPEK, from the coding sequence ATGAAGCGTGCACGGTTAATTTATAATCCTTCATCAGGAAGGGAAGAAATAAAGGAAAAATTGCCAGAGATCCTAGACTTTTTTGAACAAGCAGGATATGAAACTTCATGTCACGTCACAAAAAAAGCAGGGGATGCCACAGTGGCCGCGACCCAGGCCATCGAGCGCAACTTTGACTTAATTATTGCAGCGGGCGGGGATGGAACCCTTTATGAAGTGGTTAACGGAATGGCGGAAAGAGAAGGGAGACCTCCATTAGGGATCATCCCAGCTGGAACGACGAATGATTTTGCACGAGCGATTGGGTTGCCTATGAAAAATACTCTTAAAGCTTGTGAGATAATTGTAAAAGGAACCCCCACACCGATTGATATTGGAAAGATTAACGATCGTTATTTTATCAATATCGCTGGCGGAGGGGCCTTAACAGATTTAACGTACGAGGTTCCAAGTAAATTAAAGACCGTTATGGGGCAGCTTGCCTATTACGTTAAGGGGATTGAGAAACTTCCCTTCATACGTCCTAGTCATGTTCGCATTGAAACGGATACGAAAATTATCGATGAAGAGATTATGCTGTTCCTCATTGCTAACAGCAACTCCGTAGGGGGGATGGAGAAGCTTGCCCCCTACGCGGATTTAAGTGATGGGAAATTTGATTGCTTAATATTACGTAAAACAACCCTTCCGGAATTCTTACGTATTGCTACACATGTTCTTAAGGGTGAACATATTAAAGATCCAGATATCATCTATTTTCAAACGAAGAATCTGAAGGCTACTTCTCAAACGAGAGTGCTCTTGAATTTAGATGGGGAGTTAGGCGGGGAACTGCCTATGGAGTTTACAGCATTACATAAGCATATAAGTGTAATAATGCCAGAGAAATAG